The Psychrobacillus sp. FSL K6-2836 nucleotide sequence TTTATTTTTATATGTTTTTTTAAGACACTAGCTCTATCTTTCTTAAATAGTATGTTTCTTCCCTAGTCATGTGGTCAGCCATAAGCGGTGTAAAGGTTCCTAATACTTCTTTTTTGAGCTTCATTTCTTCCAGTTCCCTTAGGAACTCTTTAAAAATAGTCATTTCTAATTCTATATCATCATGGAATTTGTCTAATGCCGGGAATTTATCAACATTTGCTCTTAAAAAGCCTGCTAATTCTACTGCTTTTAAATAAAAGTCCTCCCACTCTTTCATAAATTGCTGCCCTTTTTCTTTCAGTTGCTTCTCGACTCTGTCCAGGTCTGCATCAATTGCACCAGCATGGCCTGCAGCATCAATTAGCCATAGTAAATCATGATGCAAAGGATGTACATCTGGAATGTCTTGACCTTTCTCTAAATAAGAGAACACCCTGATGGCTTCCTCTACTTCATTTACCATATGATTGATGAACGAAGGTGGCAGGGAAATCTTTATTTCCCCAACTAAATGGTCTTTTATTATCCATAATTTAAAAGCTCGAATCTTTTCACTAGCTACTTTGGATTTTTGGACTAACGTAATAATATCCTCATTAGTTAAATTGTTTTTTGAAATTTTTAGCAATTGGTCAAACCGTTTAATAAAAGAACTTGCTGCCTCAATTTTCTCTCTCTCACTTGGAGCCAATGAATCATGGATAAATCTAGCGTGGTCTCCCAATATTTGTAACCAAAAATGAAGTTCGTACAATGCGGATTCTTGGAACGTTTTCGCCAGTTAAAATCCCCCTTTTTACATTATTAAAGTATATGCAAGGTACAAAGGATTATATGTAAAAAGCCCGACTACATTTAAGTAGTCGAGCTTTGTCTTTTCTCAAGTCGTAAGCGTATTTTGTAAATAATTAAAATCAATGCTGCCACGATTAACCCTTCCACAACAGGAAGGAAAAATGCGAGGAACGTCAACATCAAACAACCTAATAACAAAAATACGTAAATAACAACATTTTGACTAAAACGCAATTTCTTTGCAAATCCAAGCTTGTACACAAGCACAGAAAGCAAGAAAATTAAAACAAATAGCACATAACCAGCTATATCGAAATTTGGCATAACCTCATAAATATATCTCGCTATACTAGACATTCTACCAAATACGAATTGCTTTTCCTCCAAGGTTATTCACCCTTTCAGTTTCTATTCAAGTTCTGCATTTTTCTTTTTCTTCGTAACACGTTCACGTTCATTCTTCTCTAGAATTTGTTTACGTAAACGAATAGACTCAGGTGTAATTTCTAGATACTCATCATCACCTAAATACTCAATAGCTTCCTCAAGTGTCAAAATACGAGGTCTTTTAATAACATTAGTTTGGTCTTTATTAGCTGAACGGATGTTAGTT carries:
- a CDS encoding DUF2935 domain-containing protein, producing MYELHFWLQILGDHARFIHDSLAPSEREKIEAASSFIKRFDQLLKISKNNLTNEDIITLVQKSKVASEKIRAFKLWIIKDHLVGEIKISLPPSFINHMVNEVEEAIRVFSYLEKGQDIPDVHPLHHDLLWLIDAAGHAGAIDADLDRVEKQLKEKGQQFMKEWEDFYLKAVELAGFLRANVDKFPALDKFHDDIELEMTIFKEFLRELEEMKLKKEVLGTFTPLMADHMTREETYYLRKIELVS
- a CDS encoding YlaH-like family protein → MEEKQFVFGRMSSIARYIYEVMPNFDIAGYVLFVLIFLLSVLVYKLGFAKKLRFSQNVVIYVFLLLGCLMLTFLAFFLPVVEGLIVAALILIIYKIRLRLEKRQSSTT